From Cucumis melo cultivar AY chromosome 1, USDA_Cmelo_AY_1.0, whole genome shotgun sequence, a single genomic window includes:
- the LOC103499793 gene encoding RHOMBOID-like protein 5 isoform X1, translated as MGKRPPSVDMESMSYNIHKPITIVPPPPSYYPPPPKPWFPWLVPLIFLVNVGMFIFTLYKNNCPAITGGNRCLLYPELGRFSFQPFHENPLLGPTISILRRYGALDKEAVVERGEGWRLVSCTWLHAGVIHLLANMLSLLFIGVRLEQEFGFLKIGCLYVLSGFGGSLLSSISLNPAENPTISVGASGALFGLLGAMLSELITNWTIYANKCAALMSLILIIALNLAVGFVPHVDNSAHIGGFISGFLLGFILLIRPQFGYVNHKYIPPGSDVKRKSKHKCYQYFLLIVALLLLVFGYISGLTKLYRTGPIQVSKSNRF; from the exons ATGGGGAAGAGACCACCGTCGGTCGACATGGAATCAATGTCCTATAACATCCACAAGCCCATCACAATAGTGCCACCGCCACCGAGCTATTATCCTCCCCCACCCAAACCATGGTTCCCATGGCTGGTGCCTCTCATTTTTCTAGTCAATGTGGGCATGTTTATTTTCACATTGTATAAAAATAATTGCCCCGCCATCACCGGAGGAAACCGCTGCCTTCTTTACCCTGAGCTTGGCCGATTCTCCTTCCAACCGTTTCATGAGAATCCCCTCCTCGGCCCTACCATCAGCAT TTTGAGAAGATATGGGGCTTTGGACAAAGAAGCAGTAGTAGAACGTGGAGAAGGTTGGCGCTTGGTGTCTTGTACATGGCTTCATGCTGGAGTTATTCATTTACTTGCAAATATGCTCAGCCTTCTCTTCATAGGAGTTCGCCTCGAACAAGAATTCGGATTTT TGAAAATAGGATGTTTATATGTACTTTCTGGATTTGGTGGGAGTTTACTTTCATCTATAAGTCTCAATCCAGCTGAAAATCCAACCATATCAGTTGGTGCTTCAGGTGCTCTTTTCGGCCTTTTGGGAGCTATGCTTTCTGAGCTCATTACAAATTGGACAATTTATGCAAATAAG TGTGCAGCCCTGATGTCTTTGATTCTGATCATTGCCTTAAACCTGGCAGTCGGTTTCGTCCCACACGTTGACAATTCCGCTCACATCGGAGGTTTCATTTCGGGTTTTCTCCTTGGTTTCATCCTCTTAATCCGACCGCAATTCGGATACGTTAACCACAAGTACATCCCTCCAGGCTCTGACGTGAAACGTAAATCCAAGCACAAATGTTATCAATATTTTTTGTTGATTGTAGCTCTACTCCTCTTGGTTTTCGG ATATATCTCTGGTTTAACAAAGTTGTACAGAACTGGTCCAATACAAGTATCGAAAAGCAACCGTTTCTGA
- the LOC103499793 gene encoding RHOMBOID-like protein 5 isoform X2 encodes MGKRPPSVDMESMSYNIHKPITIVPPPPSYYPPPPKPWFPWLVPLIFLVNVGMFIFTLYKNNCPAITGGNRCLLYPELGRFSFQPFHENPLLGPTISILRRYGALDKEAVVERGEGWRLVSCTWLHAGVIHLLANMLSLLFIGVRLEQEFGFFGASGALFGLLGAMLSELITNWTIYANKCAALMSLILIIALNLAVGFVPHVDNSAHIGGFISGFLLGFILLIRPQFGYVNHKYIPPGSDVKRKSKHKCYQYFLLIVALLLLVFGYISGLTKLYRTGPIQVSKSNRF; translated from the exons ATGGGGAAGAGACCACCGTCGGTCGACATGGAATCAATGTCCTATAACATCCACAAGCCCATCACAATAGTGCCACCGCCACCGAGCTATTATCCTCCCCCACCCAAACCATGGTTCCCATGGCTGGTGCCTCTCATTTTTCTAGTCAATGTGGGCATGTTTATTTTCACATTGTATAAAAATAATTGCCCCGCCATCACCGGAGGAAACCGCTGCCTTCTTTACCCTGAGCTTGGCCGATTCTCCTTCCAACCGTTTCATGAGAATCCCCTCCTCGGCCCTACCATCAGCAT TTTGAGAAGATATGGGGCTTTGGACAAAGAAGCAGTAGTAGAACGTGGAGAAGGTTGGCGCTTGGTGTCTTGTACATGGCTTCATGCTGGAGTTATTCATTTACTTGCAAATATGCTCAGCCTTCTCTTCATAGGAGTTCGCCTCGAACAAGAATTCGGATTTT TTGGTGCTTCAGGTGCTCTTTTCGGCCTTTTGGGAGCTATGCTTTCTGAGCTCATTACAAATTGGACAATTTATGCAAATAAG TGTGCAGCCCTGATGTCTTTGATTCTGATCATTGCCTTAAACCTGGCAGTCGGTTTCGTCCCACACGTTGACAATTCCGCTCACATCGGAGGTTTCATTTCGGGTTTTCTCCTTGGTTTCATCCTCTTAATCCGACCGCAATTCGGATACGTTAACCACAAGTACATCCCTCCAGGCTCTGACGTGAAACGTAAATCCAAGCACAAATGTTATCAATATTTTTTGTTGATTGTAGCTCTACTCCTCTTGGTTTTCGG ATATATCTCTGGTTTAACAAAGTTGTACAGAACTGGTCCAATACAAGTATCGAAAAGCAACCGTTTCTGA
- the LOC103499793 gene encoding RHOMBOID-like protein 5 isoform X3 translates to MGKRPPSVDMESMSYNIHKPITIVPPPPSYYPPPPKPWFPWLVPLIFLVNVGMFIFTLYKNNCPAITGGNRCLLYPELGRFSFQPFHENPLLGPTISILRRYGALDKEAVVERGEGWRLVSCTWLHAGVIHLLANMLSLLFIGVRLEQEFGFLKIGCLYVLSGFGGSLLSSISLNPAENPTISVGASGALFGLLGAMLSELITNWTIYANKSVSSHTLTIPLTSEVSFRVFSLVSSS, encoded by the exons ATGGGGAAGAGACCACCGTCGGTCGACATGGAATCAATGTCCTATAACATCCACAAGCCCATCACAATAGTGCCACCGCCACCGAGCTATTATCCTCCCCCACCCAAACCATGGTTCCCATGGCTGGTGCCTCTCATTTTTCTAGTCAATGTGGGCATGTTTATTTTCACATTGTATAAAAATAATTGCCCCGCCATCACCGGAGGAAACCGCTGCCTTCTTTACCCTGAGCTTGGCCGATTCTCCTTCCAACCGTTTCATGAGAATCCCCTCCTCGGCCCTACCATCAGCAT TTTGAGAAGATATGGGGCTTTGGACAAAGAAGCAGTAGTAGAACGTGGAGAAGGTTGGCGCTTGGTGTCTTGTACATGGCTTCATGCTGGAGTTATTCATTTACTTGCAAATATGCTCAGCCTTCTCTTCATAGGAGTTCGCCTCGAACAAGAATTCGGATTTT TGAAAATAGGATGTTTATATGTACTTTCTGGATTTGGTGGGAGTTTACTTTCATCTATAAGTCTCAATCCAGCTGAAAATCCAACCATATCAGTTGGTGCTTCAGGTGCTCTTTTCGGCCTTTTGGGAGCTATGCTTTCTGAGCTCATTACAAATTGGACAATTTATGCAAATAAG TCGGTTTCGTCCCACACGTTGACAATTCCGCTCACATCGGAGGTTTCATTTCGGGTTTTCTCCTTGGTTTCATCCTCTTAA
- the LOC103499792 gene encoding uncharacterized protein LOC103499792, translated as MGWIADTLDSIGSIKLRQLLSQAVSLGLIVTSALIIWKALMCITGSESPVVVVLSGSMEPGFKRGDILFLHMSKDPIRTGEIVVFHIDGREIPIVHRVIKVHERQDSGEVDVLTKGDNNYGDDRLLYAQGQQWLQRHHIMGRAVGFLPYVGWVTIIMTERPIIKYILVGALGLLVLISND; from the exons ATGGGTTGGATTGCTGACACCCTCGACTCCATTGGATCCATTAAGCTTCGTCAACTTCTTTCTCAGGCCGTCAGTCTTG GTTTGATCGTTACATCTGCTCTTATAATATGGAAGGCATTGATGTGCATTACTGGTAGTGAATCCCCTGTTGTTGTTGTCTTGTCTGGAAGCATGGAACCTGGCTTCAAGAGG GGTGATATTTTGTTCCTGCACATGAGCAAGGATCCTATTCGTACAGGGGAGATTGTTGTTTTTCATATTGAT GGCCGTGAAATTCCAATTGTCCATCGTGTAATTAAG GTTCACGAACGTCAAGATAGTGGAGAAGTTGATGTACTTACAAAAG GAGACAACAACTACGGTGATGATAGACTCTTGTATGCACAAGGTCAGCAATGGCTTCAACGGCACCACATCATGGGCAGAGCTGTGGG GTTCTTACCATATGTGGGATGGGTGACCATAATCATGACCGAGAGGCCAATTATCAAG TATATTCTGGTTGGTGCATTGGGATTGCTTGTATTAATTTCCAATGATTGA
- the LOC103499791 gene encoding O-fucosyltransferase 13 isoform X1, protein MFLVSVKPFFSVLLVTLSLSLAVLLLSPPSSFFSPTSFSFTNERSYTDIWSVRRIVEWRPCKWWLRGHLPALPADSNGYIRVDCYGGLNQMRRDLCDGVGIARLLNATLVLPKFEVAAYWNESSGFADVFDVDYFIGQMNGYVKVAKELPPELASKEPYHVDCSKRKGQFDYIESVLPSLLEHHYISITPAMSQRRDRYPQYAKAALCQVCYNGLRLAKPVEKKARELLEAIPKPFLSLHLRFEPDMVAYSQCEYKGLSPTSLEAIEETRGDRKPWTGELAEIWRKRGKCPLTPRETALIFQALHIPTNTNIYLAAGDGLMELEGFTSVYTNVVTKSSFLTSDDFSSMHGNTKAALDYYVSINSDYYVATFFGNMDKMVAAMRAFNGKQRTLFLSRRAFAEFTYKGLEGKELNQALWKTHRDDFAMGRGSALSDCFCEFKL, encoded by the exons ATGTTTCTTGTTTCAGTGAAGCCATTCTTTAGCGTTCTTCTTGTCACTCTTTCTTTGTCCTTGGCGGTGCTTCTTTTGTCGCCCCCCTCTTCGTTTTTCTCCCCTACTTCATTCTCTTTTACTAATGAACG AAGCTACACGGATATATGGAGTGTTCGAAGGATAGTAGAGTGGAGGCCTTGCAAGTGGTGGCTTCGAGGTCACCTACCTG CTCTACCTGCTGATAGCAATGGATATATACGAGTGGATTGCTATGGTGGGCTCAATCAGATGAGAAGAGAT TTGTGTGATGGAGTTGGCATAGCACGGCTGTTGAATGCAACCCTGGTTTTGCCAAAGTTTGAAGTGGCTGCATATTGGAACGAATCTAG CGGTTTTGCAGATGTATTTGATGTTGACTATTTCATTGGTCAGATGAATGGTTATGTGAAAGTTGCCAAAGAGTTACCCCCAGAACTTGCGTCCAAAGAGCCGTATCATGTGGATTGCAGCAAACGCAAAGGACAGTTTGACTATATTGAAAGTGTCCTTCCTTCCCTATTGGAACATCATTATATTTCAATAACTCCAGCAATGAGCCAGAGAAGGGACAG GTATCCCCAGTATGCAAAAGCTGCCCTTTGTCAGGTTTGTTACAATGGTTTACGCCTTGCTAAACCGGTGGAGAAGAAAGCCAGGGAGCTTCTAGAAGCCATACCAAAaccctttctctctcttcatcttCGTTTCGAGCCAGATATGGTGGCTTACAGCCAATGTGAATATAAAGGACTATCTCCTACTTCTCTAGAAGCAATAGAAGAAACTCGGGGAGATAGAAAACCATGGACCGGCGAGTTGGCTGAAATATGGAGGAAGAGGGGGAAATGTCCTCTCACACCCCGTGAGACAGCCCTCATATTTCAAGCGCTTCATATTCCAACTAACACAAACATTTACTTGGCTGCTGGTGATGGTTTGATGGAGCTAGAAGGCTTTACATCAGTTTATACCAATGTAGTAACTAAGTCTAGTTTCCTCACTAGCGACGATTTCTCGAGCATGCATGGGAACACAAAAGCTGCGCTGGATTATTACGTGTCAATTAACAGTGACTACTATGTAGCCACGTTCTTTGGAAATATGGACAAAATGGTTGCAGCAATGCGAGCATTCAACGGTAAGCAGAGAACGTTGTTCTTAAGTAGACGAGCATTTGCAGAGTTCACTTACAAGGGGCTTGAGGGGAAGGAGCTAAACCAAGCCTTGTGGAAGACTCATAGAGATGATTTTGCCATGGGCAGGGGATCGGCATTATCCGACTGTTTTTGTGAGTTCAAATTGTGA
- the LOC103499791 gene encoding O-fucosyltransferase 13 isoform X2 has protein sequence MTVVYFTSFCEISYTDIWSVRRIVEWRPCKWWLRGHLPALPADSNGYIRVDCYGGLNQMRRDLCDGVGIARLLNATLVLPKFEVAAYWNESSGFADVFDVDYFIGQMNGYVKVAKELPPELASKEPYHVDCSKRKGQFDYIESVLPSLLEHHYISITPAMSQRRDRYPQYAKAALCQVCYNGLRLAKPVEKKARELLEAIPKPFLSLHLRFEPDMVAYSQCEYKGLSPTSLEAIEETRGDRKPWTGELAEIWRKRGKCPLTPRETALIFQALHIPTNTNIYLAAGDGLMELEGFTSVYTNVVTKSSFLTSDDFSSMHGNTKAALDYYVSINSDYYVATFFGNMDKMVAAMRAFNGKQRTLFLSRRAFAEFTYKGLEGKELNQALWKTHRDDFAMGRGSALSDCFCEFKL, from the exons ATGACGGTGGTCTATTTTACTTCCTTTTGTGAAAT AAGCTACACGGATATATGGAGTGTTCGAAGGATAGTAGAGTGGAGGCCTTGCAAGTGGTGGCTTCGAGGTCACCTACCTG CTCTACCTGCTGATAGCAATGGATATATACGAGTGGATTGCTATGGTGGGCTCAATCAGATGAGAAGAGAT TTGTGTGATGGAGTTGGCATAGCACGGCTGTTGAATGCAACCCTGGTTTTGCCAAAGTTTGAAGTGGCTGCATATTGGAACGAATCTAG CGGTTTTGCAGATGTATTTGATGTTGACTATTTCATTGGTCAGATGAATGGTTATGTGAAAGTTGCCAAAGAGTTACCCCCAGAACTTGCGTCCAAAGAGCCGTATCATGTGGATTGCAGCAAACGCAAAGGACAGTTTGACTATATTGAAAGTGTCCTTCCTTCCCTATTGGAACATCATTATATTTCAATAACTCCAGCAATGAGCCAGAGAAGGGACAG GTATCCCCAGTATGCAAAAGCTGCCCTTTGTCAGGTTTGTTACAATGGTTTACGCCTTGCTAAACCGGTGGAGAAGAAAGCCAGGGAGCTTCTAGAAGCCATACCAAAaccctttctctctcttcatcttCGTTTCGAGCCAGATATGGTGGCTTACAGCCAATGTGAATATAAAGGACTATCTCCTACTTCTCTAGAAGCAATAGAAGAAACTCGGGGAGATAGAAAACCATGGACCGGCGAGTTGGCTGAAATATGGAGGAAGAGGGGGAAATGTCCTCTCACACCCCGTGAGACAGCCCTCATATTTCAAGCGCTTCATATTCCAACTAACACAAACATTTACTTGGCTGCTGGTGATGGTTTGATGGAGCTAGAAGGCTTTACATCAGTTTATACCAATGTAGTAACTAAGTCTAGTTTCCTCACTAGCGACGATTTCTCGAGCATGCATGGGAACACAAAAGCTGCGCTGGATTATTACGTGTCAATTAACAGTGACTACTATGTAGCCACGTTCTTTGGAAATATGGACAAAATGGTTGCAGCAATGCGAGCATTCAACGGTAAGCAGAGAACGTTGTTCTTAAGTAGACGAGCATTTGCAGAGTTCACTTACAAGGGGCTTGAGGGGAAGGAGCTAAACCAAGCCTTGTGGAAGACTCATAGAGATGATTTTGCCATGGGCAGGGGATCGGCATTATCCGACTGTTTTTGTGAGTTCAAATTGTGA
- the LOC103499791 gene encoding O-fucosyltransferase 13 isoform X3 produces MRRDLCDGVGIARLLNATLVLPKFEVAAYWNESSGFADVFDVDYFIGQMNGYVKVAKELPPELASKEPYHVDCSKRKGQFDYIESVLPSLLEHHYISITPAMSQRRDRYPQYAKAALCQVCYNGLRLAKPVEKKARELLEAIPKPFLSLHLRFEPDMVAYSQCEYKGLSPTSLEAIEETRGDRKPWTGELAEIWRKRGKCPLTPRETALIFQALHIPTNTNIYLAAGDGLMELEGFTSVYTNVVTKSSFLTSDDFSSMHGNTKAALDYYVSINSDYYVATFFGNMDKMVAAMRAFNGKQRTLFLSRRAFAEFTYKGLEGKELNQALWKTHRDDFAMGRGSALSDCFCEFKL; encoded by the exons ATGAGAAGAGAT TTGTGTGATGGAGTTGGCATAGCACGGCTGTTGAATGCAACCCTGGTTTTGCCAAAGTTTGAAGTGGCTGCATATTGGAACGAATCTAG CGGTTTTGCAGATGTATTTGATGTTGACTATTTCATTGGTCAGATGAATGGTTATGTGAAAGTTGCCAAAGAGTTACCCCCAGAACTTGCGTCCAAAGAGCCGTATCATGTGGATTGCAGCAAACGCAAAGGACAGTTTGACTATATTGAAAGTGTCCTTCCTTCCCTATTGGAACATCATTATATTTCAATAACTCCAGCAATGAGCCAGAGAAGGGACAG GTATCCCCAGTATGCAAAAGCTGCCCTTTGTCAGGTTTGTTACAATGGTTTACGCCTTGCTAAACCGGTGGAGAAGAAAGCCAGGGAGCTTCTAGAAGCCATACCAAAaccctttctctctcttcatcttCGTTTCGAGCCAGATATGGTGGCTTACAGCCAATGTGAATATAAAGGACTATCTCCTACTTCTCTAGAAGCAATAGAAGAAACTCGGGGAGATAGAAAACCATGGACCGGCGAGTTGGCTGAAATATGGAGGAAGAGGGGGAAATGTCCTCTCACACCCCGTGAGACAGCCCTCATATTTCAAGCGCTTCATATTCCAACTAACACAAACATTTACTTGGCTGCTGGTGATGGTTTGATGGAGCTAGAAGGCTTTACATCAGTTTATACCAATGTAGTAACTAAGTCTAGTTTCCTCACTAGCGACGATTTCTCGAGCATGCATGGGAACACAAAAGCTGCGCTGGATTATTACGTGTCAATTAACAGTGACTACTATGTAGCCACGTTCTTTGGAAATATGGACAAAATGGTTGCAGCAATGCGAGCATTCAACGGTAAGCAGAGAACGTTGTTCTTAAGTAGACGAGCATTTGCAGAGTTCACTTACAAGGGGCTTGAGGGGAAGGAGCTAAACCAAGCCTTGTGGAAGACTCATAGAGATGATTTTGCCATGGGCAGGGGATCGGCATTATCCGACTGTTTTTGTGAGTTCAAATTGTGA